Proteins encoded by one window of Lates calcarifer isolate ASB-BC8 linkage group LG5, TLL_Latcal_v3, whole genome shotgun sequence:
- the tnrc6c2 gene encoding trinucleotide repeat-containing gene 6C protein isoform X3, with the protein MTVKHRPCCIRFLSLSLCPPLQAADQKPKDISLQSGPCAQYETSHWGVSLPVDSSSSANSWDKVIIDGSDTEAWPSISRSSDPSHPAAPECPLGSASSNPDTSAVTTTSSSSFLSMATGAAGQQAHYSSLKANNNMMTGPGSANTLAGNRGWGSDGKQDGINGGRVGGPNNWGSPNFNLNLNPNANPSAWPVLGHEGGGGGGIGPNGVSNSSSLPPGINGNGNMGNGKLGGADNGGGGWVGMISANENDQQHPSTNTSLSFNMEPANLNTDGPNHTKQQQQAQEPMSPIHGLTGWGGQSPTESSQLNGDTTGSSVWGGGETKAADSPKDSGWDSTPSGGLSAWGRQGSGGGSSGSGGWGDWGKSSGGGDGPKGWDSVDAGSSGSGQEQQLSSWGQQPETAPASEGSGDSSEGRSHCRDRSSSMEFAPLLPRQDLDPRVLSNSGWGQTPIRQHTVWEMEEASSDDGKSSSSSDTIGGSSSNGGPSSTNGGTINPNIGSNQRPGSGGKSDSEGSSSSSWGAPPPQPIQTGSGWGDPQQSLSKAPNGTTSGWGDPLPTNGPKGGGTPSWGSEDKSPSWDDGLTKSQPTSWGEGPKSAHGWGNSNGGSNGSSTGDWGEAEVKNNGSSSSMWEGEGGNAGSGGWKESPRGGNRGGGWGKPTPAVNNSSWGETSRANGPVQGGWGSSKPQESSSSSTGSGGGGSIGSWGGPGSVKQSSSGWGNVSKQDQGMEPTGWEEPSPPSIRRKMEIDDGTSTWGDPSAYNKTVNMWDRNNPSSNPGNSGPPPSKNGGMIIPNNNNNNHSVGPGNNNHHHAHHMHHHPHHGQPPTHLQHHGNNNGSPNNAATHPGAGPQGRPPLANPGWGELPSVQPKSEPAWGEPAAPTSTVDNGTSAWGKPPGGVGGWGDGSHEPSGPYGRANGPPGSAPCKPGPKPMQDSWGSGGEEIGMSTGQWDTEDGDMWNSPTSQESSSSCNSWGNGPKKGPSKGKMGHKPDEAWVMNRLIKQLTDMGFPRDPAEEALKSNNMNLDQAMSALLEKKTDLDKRGMGMSDYSNGMNKPLVCRPSALSKDPSDRTTFLDKDGVLSDDAPPSPFLPSPSLKLPLANSSLPGQGLGQGNPGLTMQNLNNRQIPSGMFGSSGAAQTRAMQQQPPQPPVPPLSSSQPSLRAQVPQFLSPQVQAQLLQFAAKNIGLNPALLTSPINPQQMTLLYQLQQLQMAYQRLQIQQQMMQAQRNVSGPIRQQEQQVARTITNMQQQIQQHQRQLYQALLMKQQQLPSHSSSSSSAGLHPPGGPAGGPGSGKSTLDPFTGPHQAPGLADTLHTKEPPSSPNAYSTYPLSGLNPNMNVNCMEVGGLSLKEPPQPQSRLSQWTHSNSMDSGNSSNMENNLNKHGAISAASTLGPPGKPPQLEDSYSPYNLISSSESPTTPLVPPDSWGQGKSPNEKISNGTNINWPPEFCPGVPWKGLQNIDPENDPNMTPGSVPSGPTINTNIHDVNRYLLRDRNGGKLSDMKSTWSPGPISQSQASLSHELWKVPQGPRSTTAPSRPPPGLTNTKPSSTWGGNSLGLAQGWSGSYSSEGTTWSTDSSTRTSSWLVLRNLTPQIDGSTLRTLCMQHGPLITFHLNLTQGNAVVRYSSKDEAAKAQKSLHMCVLGNTTILAEFAGEEEVNRFFAQGQSLGANTTSWQANPGTNQNRMGGAAQSHSIGQWSSSGGGGKASGGDLLWGGVPQYSSLWGPPSGEDARVIGSPTPINTLLPGDLLSGESM; encoded by the exons ACATATCCCTCCAGAGTGGCCCTTGTGCCCAGTATGAGACCTCTCATTGGGGAGTTTCTTTGCCAGTTGACAGCTCCTCCAGTGCCAACAGCTGGGACAAAGTGATTATTGACGGAAGTGACACAGAAGCTTGGCCCTCCATCAGCCGCAGTAGTGACCCCAGCCACCCTGCAGCACCAGAATGCCCCTTGGGTTCAGCTAGCTCTAACCCGGACACCAGTGCTGTCACTACcaccagtagtagtagttttcTGAGTATGGCCACAGGTGCCGCAGGCCAACAGGCCCACTACTCCTCTCTCAAAGCTAACAATAACATGATGACGGGACCTGGGTCAGCCAATACACTAGCTGGTAATAGAGGCTGGGGCTCAGATGGAAAACAAGATGGTATAAATGGTGGTCGAGTAGGAGGGCCCAATAACTGGGGCTCTCCCAATTTTAACTTGAACCTCAATCCCAATGCCAACCCATCAGCCTGGCCTGTTCTTGGCCATgaaggtggtggaggtggtggtatTGGCCCAAATGGGGTGTCCAACTCCTCATCTCTCCCACCAGGTATTAATGGCAATGGAAACATGGGAAATGGGAAGCTAGGAGGTGCAGATAATGGTGGAGGAGGTTGGGTTGGCATGATAAGTGCTAACGAAAATGATCAACAACACCCTTCAACCAACACAAGCTTGTCCTTCAATATGGAACCTGCTAACCTTAACACTGATGGACCAAACCACACTAAGCAACAGCAGCAAGCTCAGGAGCCTATGAGCCCTATCCATGGGTTAACTGGCTGGGGAGGCCAATCACCCACTGAATCATCCCAGCTCAATGGGGACACAACAGGCAGCTCTGTATGGGGTGGTGGGGAAACAAAGGCAGCTGACTCCCCCAAGGACTCAGGCTGGGACTCAACTCCTTCTGGAGGCCTTTCTGCTTGGGGCCGCCAAGGCAGTGGTGGAGGGAGTAGTGGAAGTGGTGGCTGGGGTGACTGGGGAAAATCCTCTGGGGGTGGAGATGGACCTAAAGGCTGGGACTCAGTAGATGCTGGTAGTTCTGGTTCAGGCCAAGAACAGCAACTTAGCTCATGGGGCCAGCAGCCTGAAACAGCCCCAGCAAGTGAGGGCAGTGGGGACAGCAGTGAGGGTCGATCCCATTGCAGAGACAGGTCCTCCAGCATGGAATTTGCTCCTCTGCTACCCCGCCAGGACCTGGACCCTAGGGTGCTGAGCAACTCTGGTTGGGGACAGACCCCGATTCGACAGCACACTGTATGGGAGATGGAAGAAGCCAGCTCTGATGATgggaagagcagcagcagctcagacaccATAGGGGGCTCCAGCTCTAATGGTGGACCCTCATCCACCAATGGAGGTACCATCAACCCTAACATTGGCTCCAATCAGAGACCTGGGTCTGGAggaaaaagtgacagtgaaggATCATCATCCTCAAGCTGGGGAGCCCCTCCACCTCAGCCAATCCAGACTGGATCAGGGTGGGGAGATCCCCAACAGTCACTCAGCAAAGCCCCGAATGGCACTACCAGTGGCTGGGGAGACCCTTTGCCTACCAATGGTCCTAAAGGTGGGGGCACACCATCCTGGGGTTCTGAGGACAAGTCACCCAGCTGGGATGATGGCCTAACAAAAAGTCAGCCCACTAGCTGGGGAGAAGGCCCCAAAAGCGCCCATGGCTGGGGCAACAGCAATGGGGGCTCCAATGGCTCCAGCACAGGAGACTGGGGAGAAGCAGAGGTCAAGAACAATGGGTCCTCCAGCAGCATGtgggaaggagaaggagggaatGCAGGAAGTGGTGGATGGAAGGAAAGCCCCAGAGGTGGAAAtagaggaggaggctggggtAAGCCTACCCCTGCTGTGAATAATAGCAGCTGGGGGGAGACCTCACGTGCCAATGGCCCAGTGCAGGGAGGCTGGGGCTCTTCCAAGCCCcaagaaagcagcagcagcagcactggcaGTGGAGGAGGCGGCAGTATTGGTTCCTGGGGTGGTCCTGGTTCTGTGAAACAGAGCAGCTCTGGCTGGGGCAATGTCAGCAAACAGGACCAGGGCATGGAGCCCACGGGCTGGGAAGagccctcccctccctccatccgtAGGAAAATGGAGATTGATGATGGAACATCTACATGGGGTGATCCCAGCGCCTACAACAAGACTGTCAACATGTGGGATCGCAACAATCCCAGTAGTAACCCAGGCAATAGCGGCCCACCTCCCAGTAAGAATGGTGGAATGATTAtacccaacaacaacaacaacaatcactCTGTCGGCCCTGGGAACAACAATCACCATCATGCTCACCACATGCACCACCATCCCCATCATGGCCAGCCCCCAACACACCTGCAACACCATGGAAACAACAATGGGTCACCCAACAATGCTGCCACACATCCAGGTGCTGGTCCTCAGGGTAGACCCCCCCTCGCCAACCCAg GTTGGGGAGAGCTTCCCAGTGTTCAGCCCAAGTCGGAGCCTGCTTGGGGAGAGCCAGCAGCTCCAACATCAACTGTGGACAATGGCACCTCTGCCTGGGGCAAACCCCCAGGGGGAGTAGGAGGGTGGGGAGATGGCAGCCACGAGCCCTCTGGACCCTATGGCAGGGCCAACGGACCCCCAGGTTCTGCACCCTGCAAGCCAG GCCCCAAACCTATGCAAGATAGCTGgggaagtggaggagaggagattggCATGTCCACTGGCCAGTGGGACACAGAGGATGGGGACATGTGGAACAGCCCCACCTCCCAGGAGAGCAGCTCCTCGTGCAACTCTTGGGGCAATGGACCCAAGAAAGGCCCAAGCAAG GGGAAGATGGGCCACAAGCCAGATGAGGCCTGGGTCATGAACCGTCTCATCAAACAGCTCACTGACATGGGCTTTCCG AGAGACCCTGCTGAGGAGGCTCTGAAGAGCAACAACATGAACCTTGACCAGGCCATGA GCGCCCTGTTGGAGAAGAAGACGGACCTGGACAAGCGGGGCATGGGCATGTCTGACTACAGCAACGGCATGAACAAGCCCCTGGTGTGTCGGCCCTCTGCACTCTCCAAAGACCCCTCTGATCGCACCACCTTTCTtgacaag GATGGTGTTCTGTCAGATGACGCCCCCCCATCACCGTTTCTGCCTTCCCCCAGCCTGAAGCTCCCCCTGGCCAACAGTAGCCTTCCTGGGCAGGGTCTGGGACAGGGCAACCCGGGGCTGACCATGCAAAACTTGAACAACAGACAG ATACCCAGTGGAATGTTTGGCAGTAGTGGAGCAGCACAAACCCGGGccatgcagcagcagcctcctcaGCCACCTGTGCCACCTCTCAGCTCCTCCCAGCCTAGTCTACGTGCTCAAGTGCCTCAGTTTCTCTCCCCTCAG GTCCAAGCACAGCTCTTGCAGTTTGCAGCAAAAAACATAGGTCTGAACCCTGCACTTTTAACCTCACCAATAAACCCTCAACAAATGACCCTGTTGTACCAACTTCAGCAACTGCAAATG GCATACCAGCGTTTACAAATCCAGCAGCAGATGATGCAGGCGCAGCGCAATGTTTCCGGGCCCATTAGACAACAAGAGCAGCAA gTTGCACGTACAATCACCaacatgcagcagcagatccAGCAGCACCAGCGTCAGCTGTACCAGGCGCTGCTGATGAAGCAGCAGCAACTTCCCTctcattcctcctcttcctcctccgctGGTCTGCATCCCCCTGGTGGCCCTGCCGGAGGCCCTGGCTCTGGCAAATCAACCCTGGACCCCTTCACAGGCCCACACCAGGCTCCGGGCCTCGCCGACACACTGCACACCAAAGAGCCGCCGTCTTCGCCCAATGCCTACAGCACGTACCCTCTCT CTGGACTGAATCCaaacatgaatgtaaactgCATGGAGGTTGGGGGTCTGTCCTTGAAGGAGCCCCCTCAGCCCCAATCCCGCCTGTCCCAGTGGACACACTCCAACTCCATGGATTCTGGCAACTCCTCAAACATGGAGAACAACCTCAATAAGCACG GTGCCATATCTGCTGCCTCTACCCTGGGACCCCCTGGGAAGCCCCCCCAGCTGGAGGACTCATATAGCCCTTACAATCTTATATCTAGCTCTGAGTCGCCCACCACCCCCCTGGTGCCACCTGACAGCTGGGGCCAAGGCAAGAGCCCCAACGAAAAGATCTCTAACGGGACCAACATTAACTGGCCCCCAG AGTTCTGCCCAGGTGTGCCATGGAAGGGCCTTCAGAACATTGACCCCGAGAATGACCCCAACATGACCCCTGGCAGTGTTCCCAGCGGTCCCACCATCAACACCAACATCCATGATGTCAACCGATACCTGCTGCGGGACAGGAATGGAG GTAAACTGTCTGACATGAAGTCCACCTGGTCCCCAGGGCCCATCTCCCAGAGCCAAGCCTCTCTCTCCCACGAGCTGTGGAAAGTCCCACAGGGGCCGCGCAGCACCACAGCTCCTTCTCGACCCCCACCAGGTCTCACCAACACCAAGCCCTCCTCCACATGGGGTGGCAACTCGCTGGGCCTGGCCCAAGGCTGGAGCGGCTCCTACTCCTCTG AGGGAACCACTTGGAGTACTGACAGCTCCACCAGGACTAGCAGCTGGCTGGTGCTGAGGAATCTCACTCCACAA ATTGATGGTTCAACTTTGCGAACCCTGTGCATGCAGCACGGCCCCCTGATCACATTCCACCTCAACCTGACCCAGGGGAACGCTGTGGTGCGCTACAGCTCCAAGGATGAGGCCGCCAAGGCCCAGAAGTCTCTGCACAT GTGTGTGCTTGGAAACACCACCATCCTGGCAGAGTTTGccggagaggaggaggtgaaccGCTTCTTTGCACAAGGTCAGTCACTAGGGGCAAACACCACTAGCTGGCAGGCCAACCCGGGAACCAATCAAAACCGGATGGGCGGGGCAGCGCAGTCCCACTCAATTGGCCAgtggagcagcagtggtggtggaggcAAGGCCAGCGGAGGTGACCTGCTCTGGGGCGGGGTACCCCAATACTCCAGCCTGTGGGGACCGCCGAGCGGAGAGGACGCCCGCGTGATCGGGAGCCCCACCCCCATCAACACCCTGCTGCCTGGAGATCTGCTGAGTGGGGAATCCATGTAG
- the tnrc6c2 gene encoding trinucleotide repeat-containing gene 6C protein isoform X1: protein MTVKHRPCCIRFLSLSLCPPLQAADQKPKVPEPAPTKPSPGPPHHLHPASPTLPLSSSSSSSSSSSGNGKRASSSSQLPTQTPPQQQCQLSSASARYPPREVPPRFRQQEHKQLLKRGQPLPAGALSALTLSSSSSSSSSSYSSSSTSTSSTTPNSATSTAGKRHPDISLQSGPCAQYETSHWGVSLPVDSSSSANSWDKVIIDGSDTEAWPSISRSSDPSHPAAPECPLGSASSNPDTSAVTTTSSSSFLSMATGAAGQQAHYSSLKANNNMMTGPGSANTLAGNRGWGSDGKQDGINGGRVGGPNNWGSPNFNLNLNPNANPSAWPVLGHEGGGGGGIGPNGVSNSSSLPPGINGNGNMGNGKLGGADNGGGGWVGMISANENDQQHPSTNTSLSFNMEPANLNTDGPNHTKQQQQAQEPMSPIHGLTGWGGQSPTESSQLNGDTTGSSVWGGGETKAADSPKDSGWDSTPSGGLSAWGRQGSGGGSSGSGGWGDWGKSSGGGDGPKGWDSVDAGSSGSGQEQQLSSWGQQPETAPASEGSGDSSEGRSHCRDRSSSMEFAPLLPRQDLDPRVLSNSGWGQTPIRQHTVWEMEEASSDDGKSSSSSDTIGGSSSNGGPSSTNGGTINPNIGSNQRPGSGGKSDSEGSSSSSWGAPPPQPIQTGSGWGDPQQSLSKAPNGTTSGWGDPLPTNGPKGGGTPSWGSEDKSPSWDDGLTKSQPTSWGEGPKSAHGWGNSNGGSNGSSTGDWGEAEVKNNGSSSSMWEGEGGNAGSGGWKESPRGGNRGGGWGKPTPAVNNSSWGETSRANGPVQGGWGSSKPQESSSSSTGSGGGGSIGSWGGPGSVKQSSSGWGNVSKQDQGMEPTGWEEPSPPSIRRKMEIDDGTSTWGDPSAYNKTVNMWDRNNPSSNPGNSGPPPSKNGGMIIPNNNNNNHSVGPGNNNHHHAHHMHHHPHHGQPPTHLQHHGNNNGSPNNAATHPGAGPQGRPPLANPGWGELPSVQPKSEPAWGEPAAPTSTVDNGTSAWGKPPGGVGGWGDGSHEPSGPYGRANGPPGSAPCKPGPKPMQDSWGSGGEEIGMSTGQWDTEDGDMWNSPTSQESSSSCNSWGNGPKKGPSKGKMGHKPDEAWVMNRLIKQLTDMGFPRDPAEEALKSNNMNLDQAMSALLEKKTDLDKRGMGMSDYSNGMNKPLVCRPSALSKDPSDRTTFLDKDGVLSDDAPPSPFLPSPSLKLPLANSSLPGQGLGQGNPGLTMQNLNNRQIPSGMFGSSGAAQTRAMQQQPPQPPVPPLSSSQPSLRAQVPQFLSPQVQAQLLQFAAKNIGLNPALLTSPINPQQMTLLYQLQQLQMAYQRLQIQQQMMQAQRNVSGPIRQQEQQVARTITNMQQQIQQHQRQLYQALLMKQQQLPSHSSSSSSAGLHPPGGPAGGPGSGKSTLDPFTGPHQAPGLADTLHTKEPPSSPNAYSTYPLSGLNPNMNVNCMEVGGLSLKEPPQPQSRLSQWTHSNSMDSGNSSNMENNLNKHGAISAASTLGPPGKPPQLEDSYSPYNLISSSESPTTPLVPPDSWGQGKSPNEKISNGTNINWPPEFCPGVPWKGLQNIDPENDPNMTPGSVPSGPTINTNIHDVNRYLLRDRNGGKLSDMKSTWSPGPISQSQASLSHELWKVPQGPRSTTAPSRPPPGLTNTKPSSTWGGNSLGLAQGWSGSYSSEGTTWSTDSSTRTSSWLVLRNLTPQIDGSTLRTLCMQHGPLITFHLNLTQGNAVVRYSSKDEAAKAQKSLHMCVLGNTTILAEFAGEEEVNRFFAQGQSLGANTTSWQANPGTNQNRMGGAAQSHSIGQWSSSGGGGKASGGDLLWGGVPQYSSLWGPPSGEDARVIGSPTPINTLLPGDLLSGESM from the exons TGCCAGAGCCTGCTCCCACTAAGCCCAGTCCCGGCCcaccccaccacctccaccctgcCAGCCCCACGctgcccctctcctcctcctcctcttcctcctcctcttcttctggcAATGGCAAGCGCGCCTCCTCCAGTAGCCAGCTCCCGACTCAGACTCCCCCTCAGCAGCAGTGCCAGTTGTCCTCTGCCAGTGCTCGCTACCCGCCCAGAGAGGTGCCCCCACGCTTCCGCCAGCAGGAGCACAAGCAGCTACTGAAGAGAGGCCAGCCACTGCCTGCAGGAGCCCTGAGCgctctcaccctctcctcctcctcctcttcctcctcctcgtcttactcttcttcttctacgAGTACCAGCAGCACTACCCCAAACTCTGCCACGTCCACTGCGGGCAAACGCCACCCAG ACATATCCCTCCAGAGTGGCCCTTGTGCCCAGTATGAGACCTCTCATTGGGGAGTTTCTTTGCCAGTTGACAGCTCCTCCAGTGCCAACAGCTGGGACAAAGTGATTATTGACGGAAGTGACACAGAAGCTTGGCCCTCCATCAGCCGCAGTAGTGACCCCAGCCACCCTGCAGCACCAGAATGCCCCTTGGGTTCAGCTAGCTCTAACCCGGACACCAGTGCTGTCACTACcaccagtagtagtagttttcTGAGTATGGCCACAGGTGCCGCAGGCCAACAGGCCCACTACTCCTCTCTCAAAGCTAACAATAACATGATGACGGGACCTGGGTCAGCCAATACACTAGCTGGTAATAGAGGCTGGGGCTCAGATGGAAAACAAGATGGTATAAATGGTGGTCGAGTAGGAGGGCCCAATAACTGGGGCTCTCCCAATTTTAACTTGAACCTCAATCCCAATGCCAACCCATCAGCCTGGCCTGTTCTTGGCCATgaaggtggtggaggtggtggtatTGGCCCAAATGGGGTGTCCAACTCCTCATCTCTCCCACCAGGTATTAATGGCAATGGAAACATGGGAAATGGGAAGCTAGGAGGTGCAGATAATGGTGGAGGAGGTTGGGTTGGCATGATAAGTGCTAACGAAAATGATCAACAACACCCTTCAACCAACACAAGCTTGTCCTTCAATATGGAACCTGCTAACCTTAACACTGATGGACCAAACCACACTAAGCAACAGCAGCAAGCTCAGGAGCCTATGAGCCCTATCCATGGGTTAACTGGCTGGGGAGGCCAATCACCCACTGAATCATCCCAGCTCAATGGGGACACAACAGGCAGCTCTGTATGGGGTGGTGGGGAAACAAAGGCAGCTGACTCCCCCAAGGACTCAGGCTGGGACTCAACTCCTTCTGGAGGCCTTTCTGCTTGGGGCCGCCAAGGCAGTGGTGGAGGGAGTAGTGGAAGTGGTGGCTGGGGTGACTGGGGAAAATCCTCTGGGGGTGGAGATGGACCTAAAGGCTGGGACTCAGTAGATGCTGGTAGTTCTGGTTCAGGCCAAGAACAGCAACTTAGCTCATGGGGCCAGCAGCCTGAAACAGCCCCAGCAAGTGAGGGCAGTGGGGACAGCAGTGAGGGTCGATCCCATTGCAGAGACAGGTCCTCCAGCATGGAATTTGCTCCTCTGCTACCCCGCCAGGACCTGGACCCTAGGGTGCTGAGCAACTCTGGTTGGGGACAGACCCCGATTCGACAGCACACTGTATGGGAGATGGAAGAAGCCAGCTCTGATGATgggaagagcagcagcagctcagacaccATAGGGGGCTCCAGCTCTAATGGTGGACCCTCATCCACCAATGGAGGTACCATCAACCCTAACATTGGCTCCAATCAGAGACCTGGGTCTGGAggaaaaagtgacagtgaaggATCATCATCCTCAAGCTGGGGAGCCCCTCCACCTCAGCCAATCCAGACTGGATCAGGGTGGGGAGATCCCCAACAGTCACTCAGCAAAGCCCCGAATGGCACTACCAGTGGCTGGGGAGACCCTTTGCCTACCAATGGTCCTAAAGGTGGGGGCACACCATCCTGGGGTTCTGAGGACAAGTCACCCAGCTGGGATGATGGCCTAACAAAAAGTCAGCCCACTAGCTGGGGAGAAGGCCCCAAAAGCGCCCATGGCTGGGGCAACAGCAATGGGGGCTCCAATGGCTCCAGCACAGGAGACTGGGGAGAAGCAGAGGTCAAGAACAATGGGTCCTCCAGCAGCATGtgggaaggagaaggagggaatGCAGGAAGTGGTGGATGGAAGGAAAGCCCCAGAGGTGGAAAtagaggaggaggctggggtAAGCCTACCCCTGCTGTGAATAATAGCAGCTGGGGGGAGACCTCACGTGCCAATGGCCCAGTGCAGGGAGGCTGGGGCTCTTCCAAGCCCcaagaaagcagcagcagcagcactggcaGTGGAGGAGGCGGCAGTATTGGTTCCTGGGGTGGTCCTGGTTCTGTGAAACAGAGCAGCTCTGGCTGGGGCAATGTCAGCAAACAGGACCAGGGCATGGAGCCCACGGGCTGGGAAGagccctcccctccctccatccgtAGGAAAATGGAGATTGATGATGGAACATCTACATGGGGTGATCCCAGCGCCTACAACAAGACTGTCAACATGTGGGATCGCAACAATCCCAGTAGTAACCCAGGCAATAGCGGCCCACCTCCCAGTAAGAATGGTGGAATGATTAtacccaacaacaacaacaacaatcactCTGTCGGCCCTGGGAACAACAATCACCATCATGCTCACCACATGCACCACCATCCCCATCATGGCCAGCCCCCAACACACCTGCAACACCATGGAAACAACAATGGGTCACCCAACAATGCTGCCACACATCCAGGTGCTGGTCCTCAGGGTAGACCCCCCCTCGCCAACCCAg GTTGGGGAGAGCTTCCCAGTGTTCAGCCCAAGTCGGAGCCTGCTTGGGGAGAGCCAGCAGCTCCAACATCAACTGTGGACAATGGCACCTCTGCCTGGGGCAAACCCCCAGGGGGAGTAGGAGGGTGGGGAGATGGCAGCCACGAGCCCTCTGGACCCTATGGCAGGGCCAACGGACCCCCAGGTTCTGCACCCTGCAAGCCAG GCCCCAAACCTATGCAAGATAGCTGgggaagtggaggagaggagattggCATGTCCACTGGCCAGTGGGACACAGAGGATGGGGACATGTGGAACAGCCCCACCTCCCAGGAGAGCAGCTCCTCGTGCAACTCTTGGGGCAATGGACCCAAGAAAGGCCCAAGCAAG GGGAAGATGGGCCACAAGCCAGATGAGGCCTGGGTCATGAACCGTCTCATCAAACAGCTCACTGACATGGGCTTTCCG AGAGACCCTGCTGAGGAGGCTCTGAAGAGCAACAACATGAACCTTGACCAGGCCATGA GCGCCCTGTTGGAGAAGAAGACGGACCTGGACAAGCGGGGCATGGGCATGTCTGACTACAGCAACGGCATGAACAAGCCCCTGGTGTGTCGGCCCTCTGCACTCTCCAAAGACCCCTCTGATCGCACCACCTTTCTtgacaag GATGGTGTTCTGTCAGATGACGCCCCCCCATCACCGTTTCTGCCTTCCCCCAGCCTGAAGCTCCCCCTGGCCAACAGTAGCCTTCCTGGGCAGGGTCTGGGACAGGGCAACCCGGGGCTGACCATGCAAAACTTGAACAACAGACAG ATACCCAGTGGAATGTTTGGCAGTAGTGGAGCAGCACAAACCCGGGccatgcagcagcagcctcctcaGCCACCTGTGCCACCTCTCAGCTCCTCCCAGCCTAGTCTACGTGCTCAAGTGCCTCAGTTTCTCTCCCCTCAG GTCCAAGCACAGCTCTTGCAGTTTGCAGCAAAAAACATAGGTCTGAACCCTGCACTTTTAACCTCACCAATAAACCCTCAACAAATGACCCTGTTGTACCAACTTCAGCAACTGCAAATG GCATACCAGCGTTTACAAATCCAGCAGCAGATGATGCAGGCGCAGCGCAATGTTTCCGGGCCCATTAGACAACAAGAGCAGCAA gTTGCACGTACAATCACCaacatgcagcagcagatccAGCAGCACCAGCGTCAGCTGTACCAGGCGCTGCTGATGAAGCAGCAGCAACTTCCCTctcattcctcctcttcctcctccgctGGTCTGCATCCCCCTGGTGGCCCTGCCGGAGGCCCTGGCTCTGGCAAATCAACCCTGGACCCCTTCACAGGCCCACACCAGGCTCCGGGCCTCGCCGACACACTGCACACCAAAGAGCCGCCGTCTTCGCCCAATGCCTACAGCACGTACCCTCTCT CTGGACTGAATCCaaacatgaatgtaaactgCATGGAGGTTGGGGGTCTGTCCTTGAAGGAGCCCCCTCAGCCCCAATCCCGCCTGTCCCAGTGGACACACTCCAACTCCATGGATTCTGGCAACTCCTCAAACATGGAGAACAACCTCAATAAGCACG GTGCCATATCTGCTGCCTCTACCCTGGGACCCCCTGGGAAGCCCCCCCAGCTGGAGGACTCATATAGCCCTTACAATCTTATATCTAGCTCTGAGTCGCCCACCACCCCCCTGGTGCCACCTGACAGCTGGGGCCAAGGCAAGAGCCCCAACGAAAAGATCTCTAACGGGACCAACATTAACTGGCCCCCAG AGTTCTGCCCAGGTGTGCCATGGAAGGGCCTTCAGAACATTGACCCCGAGAATGACCCCAACATGACCCCTGGCAGTGTTCCCAGCGGTCCCACCATCAACACCAACATCCATGATGTCAACCGATACCTGCTGCGGGACAGGAATGGAG GTAAACTGTCTGACATGAAGTCCACCTGGTCCCCAGGGCCCATCTCCCAGAGCCAAGCCTCTCTCTCCCACGAGCTGTGGAAAGTCCCACAGGGGCCGCGCAGCACCACAGCTCCTTCTCGACCCCCACCAGGTCTCACCAACACCAAGCCCTCCTCCACATGGGGTGGCAACTCGCTGGGCCTGGCCCAAGGCTGGAGCGGCTCCTACTCCTCTG AGGGAACCACTTGGAGTACTGACAGCTCCACCAGGACTAGCAGCTGGCTGGTGCTGAGGAATCTCACTCCACAA ATTGATGGTTCAACTTTGCGAACCCTGTGCATGCAGCACGGCCCCCTGATCACATTCCACCTCAACCTGACCCAGGGGAACGCTGTGGTGCGCTACAGCTCCAAGGATGAGGCCGCCAAGGCCCAGAAGTCTCTGCACAT GTGTGTGCTTGGAAACACCACCATCCTGGCAGAGTTTGccggagaggaggaggtgaaccGCTTCTTTGCACAAGGTCAGTCACTAGGGGCAAACACCACTAGCTGGCAGGCCAACCCGGGAACCAATCAAAACCGGATGGGCGGGGCAGCGCAGTCCCACTCAATTGGCCAgtggagcagcagtggtggtggaggcAAGGCCAGCGGAGGTGACCTGCTCTGGGGCGGGGTACCCCAATACTCCAGCCTGTGGGGACCGCCGAGCGGAGAGGACGCCCGCGTGATCGGGAGCCCCACCCCCATCAACACCCTGCTGCCTGGAGATCTGCTGAGTGGGGAATCCATGTAG